From the genome of bacterium BMS3Abin02:
GTGATCGGCTCTGCGTCCGGCGAGGTGGTCATCGACCTGCGGGAAACCCCGCTGAAGCGGTAGGGGCGTCCGGCGGCCGCGCGGTTCCCCCGGCCCCCCGTCGTGGAAAGCACTGAAGACCGATGACCGGCTCGCGAAGCGGGCCTCAGGTGCCTTCCTGCCAGGACGCCAAGTACGCGATCTGTTCCTCGGTCAGCACCTCGACCGCGCCGCCGAGATGCTCGAGTTTGATCCTCGCAACCTCCCGATCCAGCTCCTCCGGGAGCGTGTACACGCCCGGTTCGAGTCCCTCATGGTTGGCCACGAGCCACTCCGCTGCGAGCGCCTGATCGGAGAACGACATGTCCATCACGTCTGCGGGGTGCCCTTCGGCTGCGCTCAGATTGACCAGGCGTCCTTCTGCAGCGACGAGGATCCGGCGTCCGTCCGCGAGCTCGAATTCTTCGAGATTCTCACGAACCGGACGGCGCGCCACGGCCTTCTCCGCCAAGGCGCCCAGATCGATCTCGACGTCGAAGTGGCCTGCGTTGGCGAGAATCACGCCGTCCTTCATCCGGTCGAAGTGCCGGGCCCGAAAGACGTGCTTGTCGCCCGTCACGGTGATGAACAGGTCACCCAGCTCGGACGCATCGTCGGCCGTCATCACCCGGTAGCCGTCCATGGCGGCCGACAAGGCCCTGATCGGATCCGACTCGACGACGATGACCCGGCCGCCCATCCCGTCGGCCCTCGAGGCGACACCCTGGCCGCAGTCTCCGTAGCCGGCCACGACGATGTTCGACCCGGCGAGCAGGATGTTCGATGCCCGCAGGATGCCGTCCAGCGACGACTGCCCGGTCCCGTACCGGTTGTCGAACAGGTGCTTGGTCGCCGAATCGTTGACGGCCACCACCGGGAGCCGAAGCATGCCGTCGTTGGCCATCGCCCTCAGGCGGATCACCCCTGTCGTGGTCTCCTCCGTGGAGCCGATCGGCGTGACGTCGG
Proteins encoded in this window:
- the ahcY gene encoding adenosylhomocysteinase → MNYDIADASLAPKGARRISWSGRRMPVLDTIRERFRQTKPLEGMRIAACLHVTAETANLMMALRDGGADVVLCASNPLSTQDDVAAALVADDIPVFAVRGEDDERYYRHIDAVLDTKPHITMDDGADLVSVLHKDRTDVTPIGSTEETTTGVIRLRAMANDGMLRLPVVAVNDSATKHLFDNRYGTGQSSLDGILRASNILLAGSNIVVAGYGDCGQGVASRADGMGGRVIVVESDPIRALSAAMDGYRVMTADDASELGDLFITVTGDKHVFRARHFDRMKDGVILANAGHFDVEIDLGALAEKAVARRPVRENLEEFELADGRRILVAAEGRLVNLSAAEGHPADVMDMSFSDQALAAEWLVANHEGLEPGVYTLPEELDREVARIKLEHLGGAVEVLTEEQIAYLASWQEGT